The DNA region CTTCAAGTGTTACTTTGACTAGTGGATATGGAGCTTGTTGTACACGACGAATTGGTCTAACATATCCAGAACAACATCTAACTTgtgttaaattacaaaaatttataatatatggaAAACCAAGATATGTTTTTGATacatcaattgttttattaccctagaataatattaaaattaattttcatactgTTATTTtatagagaaaataaataattaaataaatataaacataccATTGCCCATGATTCTTCAATAAGACATTGTACATCCATATCATAAGTATGCCAATCATTTGTATCACCAGCCCATTCCCATTTAGCACCTTTACCTGCTGGTGAACctggtaaatataattttcttctaACATTGTGTATTTCTTCTCCATCATCACTACAttgtgtttttgtttttaaattaatataatattgatcaaGTGTTGGATCagcatcatttaaaaaaacttgtgttaattttttaaaatgtgctCTTTCAAGATGTTGTGATACTGCTGGATTATATGGTCTCCATCTACCTTGACGATTTTCCCATTCCCATACAACCACAGCATGTCCATGTTCTTGTACATGATGTTGTCCCTGGGCGTTCATCTCCACAATggaatttatgtatatattatttatacccAATTATGTATACACTTTATTCAACAGCATCAAGTATTCACACACAAATATACAACTACCAATAAAAGCGTGAGAAcatatttgtttcaatttacaataaaaaataaatattatttatttagtaaatattattatactcaaatatttttttatttattatttagtatttttatataaaatacattattattaattttagaaatattattattatatttttgaacttttgtgatttaaaaattaactccAATTTAATGTTTGTTTGGCAATAAAGGGTTAAAACAGGTTGAAAGTGGCAATGGCCTAAACAATGTCACTTGTACATATCACACATACATCCAAGAAGAGGCTGGATCCTGGTTGGTCCATTGAAGATGATGTTGAGAAGAGACATCTGCATTCTATGAAAACGTTTACATGTGTAGTTACATGTAAAGCAGCTCTCTCTCTTTGCGCAATTTGTTATTTGTGTGTGTAGGTTGTGTGTCTctccctctctctctctctctttaaaaaacaaaacccaTGTGTAAAGtgcgtaaataaataatatttacaagaaaaaaaaaatgaatattaattaattaactaaagaACTCTTTgtaacgtaaaataaaaaattatttgttttgatagatttgttaaataaaaatgtctagTAACAAGTGCTCAtaaccaataataattttaaatatataattaaataatatatatgcaatgataataataaaattttaattaataattattatataaattaatgataaataatggATGTTGAAAGACTAGCAATGTTTGCTGGAGTTGGTGTTGTTATTGGTGTTGGTGCATTTGTACTTTGGGGTCCAACACCAAGACCAAAACGAAGAGGTCAAATATCTGGTATAACAAATTTAGGatatacatgttttttaaattctttactACAAGCCATTGCTGCATGtccattttttataacatgGCTTAAAGaacaatcatcaaataaaaaaacaacaagttttacaaaaaatttaatatctgtACTGGAACAAATTAATGGTTActcagataatttttataatgacatTGCACcagttgaaataataacatcACTTGGAAAATTATGGAATTTTGATCCAGGTCATCAAGATGCTCATGAATTATTTCATGTTATATTAACTGCTCTACAAAATGAAACTGAAAATTTAACACCAgttagtaattttttcttttaatttaattttatcataattaatttaattatattctaaATATCTTGTCTTACAGCAACGTGGTTTATCTGATGCACTGCCAATATCACCACCAGTTGTATCAGATATAAAAGGATCAGGTGATCCTTTATCATTTCGTAGTGTATCCTGCAATGACATAACACAATCAGGATATCCTTTACCATCAATTAgatcaaataacaaaaaaattaatattaatttatcaacaaaatcaattcCATACTCTTCTTCAATGTACAATAAACCAGGTATGATATTTGCAAGACCatcaaaactattattttcaagtgtaTATGATAGTCAACAAGAAATAAGTCCAACAAAAGTTTGGAATTCAATAACAACATTAACAGAAAAAAGTAATACATCTGTATTGTCAAATGAAACACATCCATTTTCTGGTTTTTTAACAAGtcaattaaaatgtattaattgtaattttaaatcatcagtACGTTATGATAAACTTGAAACAATATCATTACCATTACCACCAGCTGGTGATGTATTAACATGGCGTTGTCATACACTTGGTGAATTATTTTCACGTCTTGTTACTAgtgaaataatacaaaatgttGATTGTGATAAATGTGGTACACGTTGTTCTGCAATGAAAACATTAACAATTGGTAAATTACCAAGATGTTTATGTATACAAATACCACGTACAACTTGGAGCTCATCTGGTATGCCAATTAAACGTGATGATCCAGTTATATTTCCTGAAATATTTGCACTTGATCCATTTACATTTAATGAAACTACAAAACGTAATGATCAAgtgagtaattaatttaacaaactaattataaataatttaactttaaattaattattgttatttttttttaggcttCATTACCAATAATGTTGGATAATCAAAATATGAAAAGAgctaaacataaatataaactttgtTCTGTTGTTGAACATCGTGGTGCAGTTGATGCTGGtcattttgtttgttataGACGTGGTAATCGTGTTGGACAATGGTTTTATACATcagataaaattgttgaaaatacatCAATAACAGATGTACTATGTGCCAGTccatacttaattttttatgaacgtattgttgatatttaatttaattttaaaaataaacaatcattaGTTAGATAATCAGTATCAAGTATATTGCCAAATAAAATCCAATAATTGGatctaaatttattcaaacataaactagattttttttttctttttaaaaagattTGACTCAGATTAGAAATGACTGTGTAATAAGTGTAAtagttcaaaataatataatcttGTGATGTTTGTTTTTGCCATGCAGTGATaagctgaaaaataaatataaattttttttaaacaattatcaaatcataattaaaatagataatttatattgtttattattaatttattattaataattttaaaaaagaactgatttttaaaaattatattatgttaCAATGCTTATTTctatgacaaataaataaaattatttgactgTGTCAATAATTAagtgaattttataatgataaaaaattaaaaattaatttttatttcccttgaaaatacttttaaacataattttttttttttttcgtatattaaaatttaataataacgtACACTTGTTACAACAGatttaatttcttcaacatcataattatcaattgaatattcAGCAAAACCATTTATACCATaacgttttaaattttccagccatattttatcatcattaccatcaagtagacattttttaatttcatcaaaacGTTTACCTGATAGCTtttcattaatcattatttgataAGGTGGAAGTGGTCCTAAACTTTcaagaataaataatgtttcCATACCAGgaagattatttttatgtgtacATATTACTGGTGATTCAATAACACTAATATCAGCTTGTTTACCAGCAACCATTTGCAATGCTGCAACTTGTGTTTCAcaatctttaaataaatttaaaaaaatttattattataatatatttaataattaaaatatatcaagcaAATCTTACACAATGTATTTCCAAAAAATGAAGGATTTTCTCCTTtagtttttaaatgtttaaatataagtCCAGCTGCTCCAACATTTGAATTATCAGCCATTGCACAACTACATCCACGTAAATCAGTAATGTCCTgtaacgaaaaaattaatcaattattatttttaaaaaaaagtaacgaCTCATTGcttgatgattataatgaaCCTCAATATTTTCTCCTCTATCCATGGCAACAACAACATCTGCATAAATTCCTGGCTTATTATCAGTATTCAATCTGTGCTCAAAAACTAGGCCAACTTCTAATAGACATCCTTCTTTCCATTCTTTATTGACTGGTAAAATAgctaaacataaaaaaaaaaaattaattttaatgatgtacttgatataaatttttaaagataaattacCAATATCAGCAAAATCCGTGGCAACTGGTCTATCATTTCTTGATTCATGAATCAAAACAACTGGTATATTTAGTGCAGCTTCAAGACGTTGtgcaattatttcaaatatttcaattgataatgaaGGAACAAGATGAGTTGCTAATACCAGAGGATGTGAATCAACAAGAAATGATGGATTAATAtctaaaactttttttcttgGTACTGGTACTTTAACGGGTTTTTCAGATtccttaaaaataataataattaatttatattttatatttttttttattttttttttagatgactCACAGCAACAGTATCAAtaatgggaattttttttttttgcactggTTTTATCAAAAGCTCGGGAGCAAATGATTCTTTTACGCTCGAATGATCCTCGACCTTGATCGTATCTGGTGCCTTGACCTCCTTCTCCAACTCGACAGGTTTTGATTTAAGATTATTCTTCGGTACAGATgccattatttaaaaaaaatttaaactaaaaacaataattattaatatatccgttatatatttacaaaaaaaaatttcatcaatttctaTGATTTCGTTTTACCTGtttcgattattttattaaatatttatttatcaatttaataatagaaatattatttataatattttaaaattaatttacaattgatttataataacttgAAAGACTTTGATCATTGATCATTGGATCATCAGCAAAAACTAAAAGCaactgaaaattattttaaatatatatagcttagtttattttatttatttttttttttcgtcattttaCTCACGTGATTGCTGCATGAAAATATGAAATGCGTCAAGGtttgatgttttaaaaaaaatatattatcttaatattgtttttgtcaactttttaaaaatcatctataatttatttgttaaaaaaaaaaaaatatgcttaaGCTGTTATTATTTCGTAATtgattggttttttatttagattaaaTAGTGTgtggaaattaattaattgtgatttttaaaaaatttcatgttgaATACAACGAGCTTTGCAAACGGACGAAAGTCCCACCGACCaaatacacaataataattaaacggCCGATGAAGACATCATCCGGGCGCATTGCTCGCGTGTTTATTTCTTATctcattattttgtttttaattagatTCAATACGTCTGGAGATTGTGATTATCACTGTACactctttataatttttctgatCATTggtcaattataaattaacttcctcatattaatttctatttaattaatttatattttttattattataaaaatatattcaagttttattattctcAGCAGGTTTACTGTATCAGCTATTTCCGCATTCCAGATAAATTTGATGTCTATACTTGTCTTATTTTTCACTGGACAAATTTATCACagttataatgaaaaaaaaattatattattttattgaaaaatttacaatttatttaatattatatttaattatttatttttatacttaaatcaatgaaatttttgttttttaaacgtaaatatttcaacacttgtatttttgaaatttataaaaatttattttcatcgatgaatcatgttttattttttttttcatatcaatatttattattatattatcacaaattatatatatttaaacacaaagataataatatgtaatttaaaaaactagaAATATATGATGAAATGATTTGttgtgaattttaaatatatttttttatgatcattGAACATTGATCACAAACtcatattgaataaatatatgacacttttattaataatataaatagtttataataatcaagtatAGCTGCCACAAGAGACCCGTAACAACTGATGGACTTCTAGTCTTGGGCCCGGTCGACGTCCCCATATTCTACACGGATTCTTTTCTCCTACTTGTCGACTCAACTGCTCTTTGAATCAAGTTATTCGTGGCGTCATAGGTACTtttttgtcatcatcatcatcatcatctttttcatcaatatttagaagaaaaaaaaatcattaaattacattaaatataaatctcaAGGTCATTGATACCACTTGTAAAAGTTTATGTAGAAAatacctatataaaaaaaaaaaagcaacaaatgGTACAAGATGTATAGAAAATATTCAATGAGGATATTTTATAGATGGAaaattttagtatatatacacttgatcaacaattaaataatgtaacCAGTACTCAACAGGCACAACGGTTAACCTGGCCCAGAAAACAAGCCGGAACTGTTGAAGGAATCAATGACCTTGGCACGAGTTGATATACCCGCTGCCCCTGCGATCTTCGTCTCTTTCCCTTTCGccacttatatatatatatatatattatgctCAATATACTCAATttgcggtttttttttttttttttcaatgttttttctcTTACTATGTTTACAGGAATTCCGCATGCCATGGACTCCATCAGCTACGGACAATTCAAATTTTGCACGTGCAACATCTTTCAATCGTTGCGACTATCAGTTACTTTTTTGTAGTAGTGTGCGAGACTCAGGTCATTTGCCTGTTGTCTCacctcaatttaaaaaaaaaaaagaattattatatttttcaggatACTTTATGAGAGGCTATTCACTTGGTCGCTTGCCGCATTTGTTGGGAGATGTCTACAGAATGAcgagaaattaataaaagtcatatctaaaaatcattaattgggATAAACAAGTTCACGatggtgaaataaaaaaagtaatttgaaaaaagaaaatatacttACGGAGTTTTCTTGGGCATCAATCAATGAGCTCCACACATCacggtgaaaatatttctttacTTTTTCTCCGTAATGACTCGGGGAAAAAAAGGAAGATTTCCTCCGATATTTTTTCGTCAATTAAGTCGGGGAAAACATGGAGattactttttataatttattgataaataattgataataatattatttataataaataaattttgcaaaaaaaaacatgtttatATTAAAGACAACTTGGAAGAAAAAATTCTTcttggtaaaattttatatttgtgtggaatttttttatgaaaaatattattgaatttgacCTATATCCCATatatatcattataattaaaatcattatcgTCGTGATTCATTGAGACCCACCTTTATCTGATGGGTGGTTGTTTATCcaattaatgacattttaatttgACTCTTCATCGTCAAACGAGCTATCAAACAAATTCTAACAGTAacttataatttattacttaTTATAATTACTTATAAGTTGATATTAGAGTTTGTTTTAGTTCGTTTAAGTATTGTTATTTGATTTGAATCATTATTATGTTTAgtttaaattatgtaaataacaataatatatatagtttagaaataacaaatttgaATCATAACTAGTTAATAACAGATTcctgtaattaattataatagttataataacCAAGTTACATCACTAGGTGTCACCATGATGCTATTATTAAATCCATGAGCCCAGCACACACACATATGGTTTTGGTATTGGTGtagtgtttataaataaaaacaaaaatataaaaaaaaaaaaaacatttaaataaataaattaaacaaaagaaaaatattgttataaatattgtaatttttttaataatgaaaatttgcAGTGTGTGTGAGACTAATAATGCTCTCTATAAATGTCCAGCATGTAAAACACCTTAGTAagttgatttatatatttttttaattgttaggTTATAAtacttgattattaataaataaacattgttattgtttatgttTACAGTTGCTCAATTGAATGCtgtaaaaatcataaattaaataaatgtgaaaCATCAATagctgatgataaaaataataactcaaCAGATGAatctttggaaaaaaaatttgagtatAATTTTCCAACAGAAGACACAGTTCCTCTAGATAAACTTGAACTTTTACGTAGCAATGATGATGTCAAGCAGTGTCTTGCAAATCCTCATGTTAGAGATATCATTAAAGAAATATTAACATCACCAGATCAAATGACTGCCATTGGAAATGCTATAAGAGAGCCTATTTTTGATGAACTTGTTGGTGCTTGTTTACGACTTGTCgagaaaaaagaataattaatttatctgtaatatatttttaatcatttcataaataataacaagttgatgttaataaaacttttaatgtaatttattgtttaacaaGTGCCATGATGGGTGAtagaaattatgaaaaataaacatcaatgaattaatgtaaatatatatttaaaattcattgtgAATTTCAATTGGTTTTGATACATAAGATTGAAGATCATTTGGTAATTCTTGTCCATCAATTTCATTAGCAAGTGCATGATAACGTCGACGAACATGATGTGCAGCCATTTTTGGTTGTCTGGTACGTGTAAatataccttttttatttccacCAACTCTAGTATATgctagataaaaaataacaataaaatcattataatataaaatttattttttaattaatattataacttacTCTCAGCAGTACGAAAATCAGCAAAATTCCATATGAATTCACCAATAAACCAGCCTTTATTTCTCAATATATCAAATGCTTCAAAATGTTTGGATAAAACTTTTGTTTGATATTCTTCACTCCATATATATTCTGGCAACTAAAAAACAAGGTAAAGAACAAATTAagctaattaaattaacatataaatGAATCAAATATTAACCTCATGAAGACCCTCCATTGTATCTGCTCCATATTCTGACATGACAATTGGTTTATCATGTTTTGTATGCCAAGCTTGTGCTTCATCAACAACACGATCAATAATCATATCTAATCTTCCTGAATTTGAATACCATGAATTATATCtattaaaactaataaaatctaaaaattgtCCAGCTTTATCTTCATCATAACCCCTAGCAAGTGCAGCTGTTATTGGTCTTGTTGGATCTAATGTTTTAGTATGTTTTGCAATATGTCTAAAATAATCTTCAGCTGCATTTAATTGTGTTCTTGGTTCATTTGCAATTGACCAAGCAATAACAGATGGTCTATTTTTATCTCTTCTTATTAATTCAGATATTGATTCTTTATGTCTAGCAAGTAATATTGGTGAAAAATTTTCTGTATCAACTGATGGacattcatcaataataagaAAACCTTGTCTATCAGCCATATCCATTATTTCATCACTGTATGGATAATGACTTGTTCTATATGAATTAGCACCAACCCATTTAAGTAATTCATGATCTCTTGTTATTGTAACAAGATCAAAACCTCTACCTCTTATTGGTGAATCTTCATGTCTTCCAAAACCACGTAAATAAATTGGTCTTTCATTTAACAGCAAACTTGTATTTGTCCATCTTATTGTTCTAATACCAACTGGTTGTCTATATATATCTGGTCCCGTAATATTTGGTATTGATACATTTATTTCTAGTTCATATAAATAACCTGGATTTGAATTCATACCTTGTGCCCACCATAATTTTGCATTTGGTACTTTTAATATACCAGTTAAACCATATAATGGCTCAGTTGTTATTAATGTACCATCATTTTCACGTAAATTAACAATACATTCtggtatttcatttttttctaaaccaccaatttttataatatattttattattcctgTATCACCAGATACAGATGTTTTAACAGTTATATcttcaatatataattgtgGTTTTGTATGTAATAATACTGAACGATGAATTCCtgcataattaaaaaaatcaaatgtatATGATTGTATCCAAGTTCTTCCATATTCTGTTGGTGTATCAGTAAGTTTTCCTTGTGGAATactaaaacataattaaaatattaatattaaatattttttttaacatattaattgtacattgtatatttatttttttaataaagcaCCTTGTTTGTAGTAGTGTATTATCAACAGCTACTGTTATCCGATTTTTATCACCATAGTTCAAGTAGTTTGATATCTCAGCTTCAAACGGCAAATGTCCCATCTCATGACTCGTTGCAAGACGTCCATTTAtccacttgaaaaaaaatatataataatattaaatattagcTTGTTGATATaaggaaaataaatatcaaaatttaattattattatttaccactTGTGCAAGATAATTTACTGATCCAAATCTAACAAAAACACGTTGATCAGACCATGATGTTGgtatgaaaaatgttttttcataCCATACTGCACCAACATGATCTCGTAATTCTTTTGAAGTTGTTATGTCAT from Aphidius gifuensis isolate YNYX2018 linkage group LG5, ASM1490517v1, whole genome shotgun sequence includes:
- the LOC122857139 gene encoding zinc finger HIT domain-containing protein 3; the encoded protein is MKICSVCETNNALYKCPACKTPYCSIECCKNHKLNKCETSIADDKNNNSTDESLEKKFEYNFPTEDTVPLDKLELLRSNDDVKQCLANPHVRDIIKEILTSPDQMTAIGNAIREPIFDELVGACLRLVEKKE
- the LOC122857134 gene encoding ubiquitin carboxyl-terminal hydrolase 30 homolog, which translates into the protein MDVERLAMFAGVGVVIGVGAFVLWGPTPRPKRRGQISGITNLGYTCFLNSLLQAIAACPFFITWLKEQSSNKKTTSFTKNLISVLEQINGYSDNFYNDIAPVEIITSLGKLWNFDPGHQDAHELFHVILTALQNETENLTPQRGLSDALPISPPVVSDIKGSGDPLSFRSVSCNDITQSGYPLPSIRSNNKKININLSTKSIPYSSSMYNKPGMIFARPSKLLFSSVYDSQQEISPTKVWNSITTLTEKSNTSVLSNETHPFSGFLTSQLKCINCNFKSSVRYDKLETISLPLPPAGDVLTWRCHTLGELFSRLVTSEIIQNVDCDKCGTRCSAMKTLTIGKLPRCLCIQIPRTTWSSSGMPIKRDDPVIFPEIFALDPFTFNETTKRNDQASLPIMLDNQNMKRAKHKYKLCSVVEHRGAVDAGHFVCYRRGNRVGQWFYTSDKIVENTSITDVLCASPYLIFYERIVDI
- the LOC122857131 gene encoding beta-glucuronidase, with product MYWCIKINIILGLLTTLTIADVEIIEDFLPGLLYPRESETREVKSLDGLWDFAISPIGNLFKGYREHWYNDTLSKSVDVIKMPVPSSYNDITTSKELRDHVGAVWYEKTFFIPTSWSDQRVFVRFGSVNYLAQVWINGRLATSHEMGHLPFEAEISNYLNYGDKNRITVAVDNTLLQTSIPQGKLTDTPTEYGRTWIQSYTFDFFNYAGIHRSVLLHTKPQLYIEDITVKTSVSGDTGIIKYIIKIGGLEKNEIPECIVNLRENDGTLITTEPLYGLTGILKVPNAKLWWAQGMNSNPGYLYELEINVSIPNITGPDIYRQPVGIRTIRWTNTSLLLNERPIYLRGFGRHEDSPIRGRGFDLVTITRDHELLKWVGANSYRTSHYPYSDEIMDMADRQGFLIIDECPSVDTENFSPILLARHKESISELIRRDKNRPSVIAWSIANEPRTQLNAAEDYFRHIAKHTKTLDPTRPITAALARGYDEDKAGQFLDFISFNRYNSWYSNSGRLDMIIDRVVDEAQAWHTKHDKPIVMSEYGADTMEGLHELPEYIWSEEYQTKVLSKHFEAFDILRNKGWFIGEFIWNFADFRTAETYTRVGGNKKGIFTRTRQPKMAAHHVRRRYHALANEIDGQELPNDLQSYVSKPIEIHNEF
- the LOC122857135 gene encoding uncharacterized protein LOC122857135, whose amino-acid sequence is MASVPKNNLKSKPVELEKEVKAPDTIKVEDHSSVKESFAPELLIKPVQKKKIPIIDTVAESEKPVKVPVPRKKVLDINPSFLVDSHPLVLATHLVPSLSIEIFEIIAQRLEAALNIPVVLIHESRNDRPVATDFADIAILPVNKEWKEGCLLEVGLVFEHRLNTDNKPGIYADVVVAMDRGENIEDITDLRGCSCAMADNSNVGAAGLIFKHLKTKGENPSFFGNTLYCETQVAALQMVAGKQADISVIESPVICTHKNNLPGMETLFILESLGPLPPYQIMINEKLSGKRFDEIKKCLLDGNDDKIWLENLKRYGINGFAEYSIDNYDVEEIKSVVTSVRYY